GCGTGGTCTCGGTGTTCATGTCGTGGCCGTAAAGGCACAGACCGGCTTCCAGGCGCAGCGAATCCCGTGCGCCAAGGCCAATCGGGGCGACTTCCGGTTCTGCCAGCAAGCGACGCGCCAGCGCCTCGGCCTGATCGGCCGGGACCGAAATCTCGTAACCGTCTTCACCGGTGTAACCGGAGCGGCTGACATAGCACTCGACGCCCAGCAACGTAACGCTGGCGAATTGCATGAAGGTCATCGTCGCGACTTCCGGCGCCAGGCGCGCCAGGACCGTCACGGCTTGCGGACCCTGCAAGGCGAGCAGGGCGCGCTCGTCGAACAACGGCTGGATTTCACAGTGGCCAGCCAGATGTTTGCGCAGGTGGGCGAGGTCTTCGTTCTTGCACGCGGCATTGACCACCAGCATCAGCTGGTCGTTGCCCAGGTTGGCGACCATCAGGTCGTCGAGGATGCCGCCGGTTTCATTGGTGAACATCGCGTAACGCTGCATGCCGACCGGCAGATCGATGATGTCCACCGGGACCAGCGCTTCCAGCGCCTTGGCGGCTTCGGCACCGGTCAAGCGGATCTGGCCCATGTGCGATACATCGAACAGGCCGGCTTTTTCCCGGGTGTGCAGGTGTTCTTTCATCACGCCGGCGGGGTATTGCACCGGCATGTCGTAGCCGGCAAACGGCACCATTTTGGCACCGAGCTCGCGGTGCAAGGCGTGGAGCGGGGTGGTGAGCAGTTGTTCGGTGGTCATGATCGATTTCCTTTTGAAGAGGCGAGGCGCCAGACGTCCGTAGGACCGGCTTTAGCCGGGAGTGCTTATCTCGCGGCTAAAGCCGCTCCTACGGCCCGATCAGAAAATTACGCCTCTTGATAGCTCTCGATGGACGGGCACGCGCAAATCAGGTTGCGGTCGCCGAACACGTTGTCGACGCGGCCAACCGGCGGCCAGTATTTGCCATCGATCAGCGATTCGACGGGATATACCGCCTGCTCACGGCTGTACGGGTGAGTCCACTCGCCAACGATTTCCGCAGCGGTGTGCGGGGCGTTTTTCAGCGGGTTGTCTTCCTTGTCCAGGGTGCCGTTTTCCACCGCGCGGATTTCTTCGCGGATCTTGATCATGGCGTCGCAGAAACGGTCCAGTTCTTCCTTGGATTCGCTTTCGGTCGGCTCGATCATCAAGGTGCCCGCCACCGGGAACGACATGGTCGGGGCGTGGAAACCGAAGTCGATCAGGCGCTTGGCTACATCATCGACGCTGATGCCGCTGCTGTCCTTCAGCGGGCGCAGATCAAGGATGCATTCGTGAGCCACCAGGCCGCTGCTGCCGGTGTACAACACGGGATAGTGTTCTTCCAGGCGACGGGAAATGTAGTTGGCATTGAGGATCGCCAATTGCGACGCCCGCTTGAGGCCTTCGCCGCCCATCATGCTGATGTACATCCAGGTGATCGGCAAAATGCTCGCGCTGCCGAAAGGTGCCGCGCACACCGCGCCTTCCTTGCGCGCCATGGTGCCGTGGCCTGGCAGGAATGGCGTCAGGTGCGACTTCACACCAATCGGGCCAACACCTGGGCCGCCACCGCCGTGGGGAATGCAGAAGGTTTTGTGCAGGTTCAGGTGGGACACATCGCCACCGAACTTGCCCGGTGCGCAGAGGCCGACCATGGCGTTCATGTTGGCGCCGTCGATGTAAACCTGACCGCCGTTGTCATGCACGATGCCGCAGATTTCGCGGATGCCTTCTTCGAACACGCCGTGGGTCGACGGGTAGGTGATCATCAGCGCCGCAAGGTGGTCGCGGTGCTCGATGGCCTTGGCGCGCAGGTCTTCGATATCGACGTTGCCCCGTGCATCACAGGCGGTTACGACTACACGCATGCCCGCCATGTTGGCGGTGGCCGGGTTGGTGCCGTGTGCCGAAGACGGGATCAGGCAGATATCGCGGCGCTCATCGCCACGGCTCTGGTGATAGGCGCGGATCGCCAGCAAGCCTGCGTATTCGCCCTGGGAACCGGCGTTCGGTTGCAGGGAAATCGCATCGTAGCCGGTGGCGGCGCAGAGCATCGCTTCCAGTTCGTCGGTCAGTTGCTGATAACCGGCGCTCTGCTCGGCAGGCGCGAACGGGTGCAGGTTGCCGAACTCGGC
This genomic window from Pseudomonas sp. G.S.17 contains:
- the gcvT gene encoding glycine cleavage system aminomethyltransferase GcvT, translating into MTTEQLLTTPLHALHRELGAKMVPFAGYDMPVQYPAGVMKEHLHTREKAGLFDVSHMGQIRLTGAEAAKALEALVPVDIIDLPVGMQRYAMFTNETGGILDDLMVANLGNDQLMLVVNAACKNEDLAHLRKHLAGHCEIQPLFDERALLALQGPQAVTVLARLAPEVATMTFMQFASVTLLGVECYVSRSGYTGEDGYEISVPADQAEALARRLLAEPEVAPIGLGARDSLRLEAGLCLYGHDMNTETTPIEAGLLWAISKVRRADGARAGGFPGAEQIFAQQQSAPARKRVGLLPQERTPVREGTEIVDADGNGIGTVCSGGFGPSLGGPLAMGYLDKDFTALETPVWAIVRGKKVPMVVSKMPFVAQRYFRG